A genomic stretch from Bradyrhizobium quebecense includes:
- a CDS encoding enoyl-CoA hydratase/isomerase family protein produces the protein MSTASSSIELVVADGVGTIWLNRPERGNGIEFELATALRAAAFDLERDASVKVVVIRGRGANFSVGGDLRAFSTAGATFPRLAMDIITAFHDALLSLRRSGKPAIAAVHGACAGGAMSLALACDFVLAAETARFSVAYRRLGVPADGGMTHSLTRLVGPRRALELMLLSDHVNASEALSRGLITRVCAEQELEAELTRMARALADNSPAASRAVKDLIWSADTATFDEQLSAELVSFVDCASSADFREGLKAFNERRPPIFEGK, from the coding sequence GTGAGCACTGCATCATCATCTATCGAACTCGTCGTCGCCGACGGGGTCGGAACGATCTGGTTGAACCGGCCGGAGCGAGGTAACGGGATCGAGTTCGAACTGGCGACGGCACTCAGGGCCGCGGCCTTCGACCTCGAGCGTGACGCGAGCGTCAAGGTCGTAGTCATTCGAGGCCGCGGAGCGAATTTCTCGGTCGGCGGAGATCTTCGAGCTTTCTCCACTGCCGGCGCCACATTCCCGCGGCTTGCCATGGACATCATCACTGCTTTCCACGACGCACTCCTTTCACTCAGACGTTCAGGAAAGCCGGCTATTGCCGCGGTGCACGGGGCCTGCGCGGGCGGAGCAATGTCTCTGGCATTGGCCTGTGATTTCGTTCTAGCCGCCGAAACAGCGCGTTTTTCAGTGGCATACCGCCGGTTGGGCGTTCCCGCCGATGGCGGCATGACACACTCGCTGACGCGCCTGGTGGGGCCGAGACGAGCGCTGGAGTTGATGCTCCTCTCGGATCACGTGAACGCAAGCGAGGCCCTGTCGCGTGGGCTAATCACGAGAGTATGTGCGGAGCAGGAGCTCGAGGCCGAGCTGACCCGAATGGCGCGGGCGCTAGCCGATAATTCACCCGCTGCAAGCCGTGCGGTGAAAGACCTGATCTGGAGCGCCGATACCGCCACGTTCGATGAACAACTATCCGCCGAGCTCGTTTCATTCGTCGACTGCGCGTCCTCGGCAGACTTTCGCGAGGGCCTGAAGGCGTTCAACGAGAGGCGGCCGCCAATATTCGAAGGAAAGTGA